The Panicum hallii strain FIL2 chromosome 9, PHallii_v3.1, whole genome shotgun sequence genome has a window encoding:
- the LOC112876011 gene encoding 60S ribosomal protein L23 yields the protein MSKRGRGGTAGNKFRMSLGLPVAATVNCADNTGAKNLYIISVKGIKGRLNRLPSACVGDMVMATVKKGKPDLRKKVMPAVIVRQRKPWRRKDGVYMYFEDNAGVIVNPKGEMKGSAITGPIGKECADLWPRIASAANAIV from the exons atgtcGAAGCGCG GGAGGGGAGGGACGGCGGGGAACAAGTTCCGCATGTCGCTGGGTCTGCCCGTGGCGGCGACGGTGAACTGCGCCGACAACACGGGCGCCAAGAACCTCTACATCATCTCCGTCAAGGGCATCAAGGGCAGGCTCAACCGCCTGCCGTCCGCCTGCGTCGGCGACATGGTCATGGCCACCGTCAAGAAGGGGAAGCCCGACCTCAGGAAGAAGGTGATGCCCGCCGTCATCGTCCGCCAGCGCAAGCCGTGGCGCCGCAAGGACGGAGTCTACATGTACTTCGAAG ATAATGCTGGGGTTATTGTGAACCCGAAAGGCGAGATGAAAG GATCAGCTATCACTGGACCCATTGGCAAGGAGTGTGCTGACCTTTGGCCTAGGATCGCTAGCGCAGCAAATGCCATTGTCTGA
- the LOC112876010 gene encoding uncharacterized protein LOC112876010 isoform X1 produces MMFVMNWIKTSSNEICSDDISSPIAAHILDFCDDGSGGDLFAAVNAASDMFTASSEDASSSSVTTPPAPCSHGDNVSSGATAAASAFSPMPSLDSTLSALLEEDDPPVPDTEILLPIDYQFAAAVAGDEPQPEQQFGQVPVVLPLAAAAEQPALQTQMSSTASELMHLTSSAYSDECFAAAMAGGGYVGLDEALCQQQQQPPQPGALLPAGVMETAAQGCFFGKDAAAQGGFFGAGCTGMVMSMMGMEEIGEYQQMMESASAALAATHSPDADSAAVAQMAFGVNAGEMQMGCGMSPGRLPAGAAATEASSLEDASFKIAKISVEERREKIHRYIKKRNERNFSKKIKYACRKTLADSRPRVRGRFAKNDDYGEPSRAMQSHDEYDQIAGLKEEDMLDTDALQAHLSGMNSYMYNHTVESWM; encoded by the exons atgatgtttgtgaTGAACTGGATCAAGACATCTTCAAATGAGATATGCAGT GATGACATCTCGAGCCCCATTGCGGCGCACATCCTCGACTTCTGCGACGATGGCAGCGGCGGGGACCTCTTCGCGGCCGTGAACGCGGCCTCGGACATGTTCACGGCGTCCTCAGAGGACGCCTCGTCGTCGTCCGTAACGACGCCTCCCGCGCCCTGCAGCCACGGCGACAACGTGTCGTCGGGCGCCACGGCCGCTGCCTCGGCCTTCTCCCCCATGCCGTCCCTGGACTCCACCCTATCGGCGCTCCTCGAGGAAGACGATCCACCAGTTCCTGACACCGAGATCCTCCTCCCCATCGATTACCAGTTCGCGGCAGCGGTGGCCGGGGATGAGCCCCAGCCGGAGCAGCAGTTTGGTCAGGTCCCGGTGGTGCTCCCACTGGCCGCCGCGGCTGAACAACCGGCTCTGCAGACGCAGATGAGCAGCACGGCGTCCGAGCTCATGCACCTCACCTCCTCCGCGTACAGCGACGAGTGCTTCGCGGCGGCGATGGCCGGAGGAGGGTACGTGGGCCTGGACGAGGCCCTgtgccagcagcagcagcagccgccgcagCCCGGCGCGTTGCTCCCCGCCGGCGTCATGGAGACCGCGGCGCAGGGATGCTTCTTCGGCAAGGACgcggcggcgcaaggcggctTCTTCGGGGCCGGCTGCACCGGCATGGTGATGTCCATGATGGGGATGGAGGAGATCGGCGAGTACCAGCAGATGATGGAGAGCGCGAGCGCCGCGCTGGCCGCCACGCACAGCCCCGACGCGGActccgccgccgtggcgcagaTGGCGTTCGGCGTCAACGCCGGGGAAATGCAG ATGGGCTGCGGCATGAGCCCGGGGCGGCtgccggcgggcgcggcggcgacggaggcGTCGAGCCTGGAGGACGCGAGCTTCAAGATCGCAAAAATCAGCGTGGAGGAGAGACGGGAGAAGATCCACAGGTACATCAAGAAGCGGAACGAGCGCAACTTCAGCAAGAAGATCAAG TACGCTTGCAGGAAGACCCTGGCGGACAGCAGGCCCCGCGTGCGCGGCAGATTCGCCAAGAACGACGACTACGGCGAGCCGTCAAGGGCGATGCAGAGCCACGACGAATATGATCAGATT GCCGGCTTGAAGGAGGAAGATATGCTCGACACTGACGCCCTGCAGGCGCACCTCAGCGGGATGAATTCCTACATGTACAACCACACGGTCGAGTCCTGGATGTAG
- the LOC112876010 gene encoding uncharacterized protein LOC112876010 isoform X3 — MLDDDHPFADDISSPIAAHILDFCDDGSGGDLFAAVNAASDMFTASSEDASSSSVTTPPAPCSHGDNVSSGATAAASAFSPMPSLDSTLSALLEEDDPPVPDTEILLPIDYQFAAAVAGDEPQPEQQFGQVPVVLPLAAAAEQPALQTQMSSTASELMHLTSSAYSDECFAAAMAGGGYVGLDEALCQQQQQPPQPGALLPAGVMETAAQGCFFGKDAAAQGGFFGAGCTGMVMSMMGMEEIGEYQQMMESASAALAATHSPDADSAAVAQMAFGVNAGEMQMGCGMSPGRLPAGAAATEASSLEDASFKIAKISVEERREKIHRYIKKRNERNFSKKIKYACRKTLADSRPRVRGRFAKNDDYGEPSRAMQSHDEYDQIAGLKEEDMLDTDALQAHLSGMNSYMYNHTVESWM; from the exons ATGCTTGACGACGACCATCCCTTTGCC GATGACATCTCGAGCCCCATTGCGGCGCACATCCTCGACTTCTGCGACGATGGCAGCGGCGGGGACCTCTTCGCGGCCGTGAACGCGGCCTCGGACATGTTCACGGCGTCCTCAGAGGACGCCTCGTCGTCGTCCGTAACGACGCCTCCCGCGCCCTGCAGCCACGGCGACAACGTGTCGTCGGGCGCCACGGCCGCTGCCTCGGCCTTCTCCCCCATGCCGTCCCTGGACTCCACCCTATCGGCGCTCCTCGAGGAAGACGATCCACCAGTTCCTGACACCGAGATCCTCCTCCCCATCGATTACCAGTTCGCGGCAGCGGTGGCCGGGGATGAGCCCCAGCCGGAGCAGCAGTTTGGTCAGGTCCCGGTGGTGCTCCCACTGGCCGCCGCGGCTGAACAACCGGCTCTGCAGACGCAGATGAGCAGCACGGCGTCCGAGCTCATGCACCTCACCTCCTCCGCGTACAGCGACGAGTGCTTCGCGGCGGCGATGGCCGGAGGAGGGTACGTGGGCCTGGACGAGGCCCTgtgccagcagcagcagcagccgccgcagCCCGGCGCGTTGCTCCCCGCCGGCGTCATGGAGACCGCGGCGCAGGGATGCTTCTTCGGCAAGGACgcggcggcgcaaggcggctTCTTCGGGGCCGGCTGCACCGGCATGGTGATGTCCATGATGGGGATGGAGGAGATCGGCGAGTACCAGCAGATGATGGAGAGCGCGAGCGCCGCGCTGGCCGCCACGCACAGCCCCGACGCGGActccgccgccgtggcgcagaTGGCGTTCGGCGTCAACGCCGGGGAAATGCAG ATGGGCTGCGGCATGAGCCCGGGGCGGCtgccggcgggcgcggcggcgacggaggcGTCGAGCCTGGAGGACGCGAGCTTCAAGATCGCAAAAATCAGCGTGGAGGAGAGACGGGAGAAGATCCACAGGTACATCAAGAAGCGGAACGAGCGCAACTTCAGCAAGAAGATCAAG TACGCTTGCAGGAAGACCCTGGCGGACAGCAGGCCCCGCGTGCGCGGCAGATTCGCCAAGAACGACGACTACGGCGAGCCGTCAAGGGCGATGCAGAGCCACGACGAATATGATCAGATT GCCGGCTTGAAGGAGGAAGATATGCTCGACACTGACGCCCTGCAGGCGCACCTCAGCGGGATGAATTCCTACATGTACAACCACACGGTCGAGTCCTGGATGTAG
- the LOC112876010 gene encoding uncharacterized protein LOC112876010 isoform X2 yields MTISICTLQDDISSPIAAHILDFCDDGSGGDLFAAVNAASDMFTASSEDASSSSVTTPPAPCSHGDNVSSGATAAASAFSPMPSLDSTLSALLEEDDPPVPDTEILLPIDYQFAAAVAGDEPQPEQQFGQVPVVLPLAAAAEQPALQTQMSSTASELMHLTSSAYSDECFAAAMAGGGYVGLDEALCQQQQQPPQPGALLPAGVMETAAQGCFFGKDAAAQGGFFGAGCTGMVMSMMGMEEIGEYQQMMESASAALAATHSPDADSAAVAQMAFGVNAGEMQMGCGMSPGRLPAGAAATEASSLEDASFKIAKISVEERREKIHRYIKKRNERNFSKKIKYACRKTLADSRPRVRGRFAKNDDYGEPSRAMQSHDEYDQIAGLKEEDMLDTDALQAHLSGMNSYMYNHTVESWM; encoded by the exons ATGACGATTAGTATTTGTACACTACAG GATGACATCTCGAGCCCCATTGCGGCGCACATCCTCGACTTCTGCGACGATGGCAGCGGCGGGGACCTCTTCGCGGCCGTGAACGCGGCCTCGGACATGTTCACGGCGTCCTCAGAGGACGCCTCGTCGTCGTCCGTAACGACGCCTCCCGCGCCCTGCAGCCACGGCGACAACGTGTCGTCGGGCGCCACGGCCGCTGCCTCGGCCTTCTCCCCCATGCCGTCCCTGGACTCCACCCTATCGGCGCTCCTCGAGGAAGACGATCCACCAGTTCCTGACACCGAGATCCTCCTCCCCATCGATTACCAGTTCGCGGCAGCGGTGGCCGGGGATGAGCCCCAGCCGGAGCAGCAGTTTGGTCAGGTCCCGGTGGTGCTCCCACTGGCCGCCGCGGCTGAACAACCGGCTCTGCAGACGCAGATGAGCAGCACGGCGTCCGAGCTCATGCACCTCACCTCCTCCGCGTACAGCGACGAGTGCTTCGCGGCGGCGATGGCCGGAGGAGGGTACGTGGGCCTGGACGAGGCCCTgtgccagcagcagcagcagccgccgcagCCCGGCGCGTTGCTCCCCGCCGGCGTCATGGAGACCGCGGCGCAGGGATGCTTCTTCGGCAAGGACgcggcggcgcaaggcggctTCTTCGGGGCCGGCTGCACCGGCATGGTGATGTCCATGATGGGGATGGAGGAGATCGGCGAGTACCAGCAGATGATGGAGAGCGCGAGCGCCGCGCTGGCCGCCACGCACAGCCCCGACGCGGActccgccgccgtggcgcagaTGGCGTTCGGCGTCAACGCCGGGGAAATGCAG ATGGGCTGCGGCATGAGCCCGGGGCGGCtgccggcgggcgcggcggcgacggaggcGTCGAGCCTGGAGGACGCGAGCTTCAAGATCGCAAAAATCAGCGTGGAGGAGAGACGGGAGAAGATCCACAGGTACATCAAGAAGCGGAACGAGCGCAACTTCAGCAAGAAGATCAAG TACGCTTGCAGGAAGACCCTGGCGGACAGCAGGCCCCGCGTGCGCGGCAGATTCGCCAAGAACGACGACTACGGCGAGCCGTCAAGGGCGATGCAGAGCCACGACGAATATGATCAGATT GCCGGCTTGAAGGAGGAAGATATGCTCGACACTGACGCCCTGCAGGCGCACCTCAGCGGGATGAATTCCTACATGTACAACCACACGGTCGAGTCCTGGATGTAG
- the LOC112876703 gene encoding pre-mRNA-processing factor 19 — protein sequence MICAISGEVPDEPVVSKKSGLLFERRLIERYIEDHGKCPVTKEELNMDDIVPIKTNKVVKPRPLQAASIPGLLGIFQNEWDALMLSNFALEQQLHTARQELSHALYQHDAACRVIARLKKERDEARTLLAQAERQIPASVVGAAPAAVVSNGKRAMEDEIGPDGKKIRPGINPVMIEELTECNTMLSAQRKKRQVPPTLAPIDALERYTQISSHPLHKTNKPGILSMDIHPSKDIVATGGIDTNAVLFDRPSGQILCTLTGHSKKITTLKFVPRDELFVTGSADKTVRIWQESENGNYNCIHILKDHTAEVEAVTVHATQKYFVTASKDNSWCFYDISTGSCLTQVGEASGQEGYTSASFHPDGLILGTGTTDAVVKIWDVKTQSNVAKFEGHVGPVTAMSFSENGYFLATAAHDGVKLWDLRKLRNFRTFSPYDSETPTNAVEFDFSGNYLATGGSDIRVYQVANVKVEWNLIKTLPDLSGTGKVTSVKFGADAKYIAVGSMDRNLRIFGLPGDDQMEESNTAAE from the exons ATGATCTGCGCGA TCTCCGGCGAGGTGCCGGACGAGCCGGTGGTGTCCAAGAAGTCGGGGCTCCTCTTCGAGCGGCGGCTCATCGAGCGCTACATTGAG GACCATGGCAAGTGTCCGGTCACCAAGGAGGAGCTCAACATGGACGATATCGTGCCGATCAAGACCAACAAG GTCGTGAAGCCGAGGCCTTTGCAGGCTGCAAGCATTCCAGGACTCCTTGGGATATTTCAAAAC GAGTGGGATGCTCTCATGCTTTCTAATTTTGCTTTGGAGCAGCAGCTTCACACAGCAAGACAAGAACTTAGTCATGCACTCTATCAG CATGATGCTGCCTGCCGTGTTATAGCCAGATTAAAGAAGGAAAGAGATGAGGCTAGAACACTTTTGGCTCAAGCTGAGAGACAGATTCCTGCATCAGTTGTAGGAGCTGCTCCTGCAGCTGTAGTTTCCAACGGGAAAAGAG CAATGGAAGATGAAATTGGCCCTGATGGCAAGAAGATTCGTCCTGGTATCAACCCTGTCATGATTGAAGAACTTACAGAGTGCAATACCATGCTTTCTGCACAGCGTAAGAAAAGACAG GTTCCGCCAACTCTGGCGCCGATTGATGCCCTTGAGAGATATACTCAGATCAGCAGTCATCCCCTTCATAAGACAAACAAACCAGGCATTTTGTCCATGGACATTCATCCTTCAAAG GACATTGTTGCAACTGGGGGTATTGATACAAATGCAGTACTGTTTGATCGGCCATCTGGTCAAATCTTGTGCACGCTTACTGGTCACTCAAAGAAG ATAACCACTTTGAAGTTTGTTCCACGTGATGAACTCTTTGTAACTGGATCTGCGGATAAG ACTGTTCGCATTTGGCAAGAGAGCGAGAATGGGAACTATAACTGCATCCATATATTGAAAGATCATACTGCTGAG GTTGAAGCTGTTACAGTCCATGCAACTCAAAAGTATTTCGTGACAGCTTCCAAGGATAACTCCTGGTGCTTCTATGATATTTCAACAGGATCTTGCCTCACACAG GTTGGCGAGGCTTCAGGACAAGAGGGATACACTTCTGCATCGTTCCATCCGGATGGTCTTATCCTTGGAACTGGAACCACTGATGCTGTTGTTAAAATTTGGGATGTGAAAACTCAG TCAAATGTCGCAAAGTTTGAGGGGCATGTTGGACCAGTCACTGCTATGTCCTTCTCTGAAAATGGTTACTTCCTTGCA ACCGCTGCTCATGATGGTGTCAAGCTTTGGGATCTTCGGAAATTGAGAAATTTTAGGACCTTCTCTCCTTATGATTCAGAGACGCCGACCAATGCTG TGGAATTCGATTTTAGCGGAAACTATCTTGCAACTGGTGGTTCAGATATAAG GGTTTACCAAGTAGCTAATGTCAAGGTTGAATGGAATCTTATCAAGACATTACCAGACTTATCAGGAACAG GTAAAGTAACTTCTGTGAAGTTTGGAGCCGATGCGAAGTACATTGCCGTAGGTTCTATGGACCGCAACCTACGGATATTTGGACTCCCTGGAGATGACCAAATGGAGGAATCAAACACAGCAGCCGAGTGA
- the LOC112873125 gene encoding 54S ribosomal protein L19, mitochondrial-like, whose protein sequence is MMATLKDAAARKPVLATIRLIVPAGAARPAPPVGPALGFYRLNLMAFCKDFNARTQKYKADTPMQVTLTAYKDSTFEFVVKSPSVSWFLKKAAGIETASSRPGHSNVSSLTLRHVYEIAKLKQADPFCKHMSLEALCKSIIGTANSMGIEIVKDL, encoded by the coding sequence ATGATGGCAACTCTGAAAGATGCTGCTGCAAGGAAGCCTGTACTGGCAACAATCCGTCTTATTGTTCCAGCTGGTGCTGCCCGTCCTGCACCTCCAGTTGGTCCAGCGCTGGGTTTCTATCGGCTCAATTTGATGGCTTTCTGCAAGGATTTCAATGCCAGGACCCAGAAGTACAAGGCAGACACTCCAATGCAAGTCACCTTAACTGCTTACAAGGATAGCACCTTCGAGTTTGTGGTCAAGTCACCCTCCGTATCATGGTTCCTCAAGAAGGCTGCAGGAATAGAAACAGCCAGCAGTCGCCCAGGCCACAGCAATGTGTCATCCCTCACTCTCCGCCATGTGTATGAGATTGCAAAATTGAAGCAGGCTGACCCCTTCTGCAAGCACATGTCGCTTGAGGCGCTGTGCAAGTCCATCATTGGCACAGCTAACTCCATGGGCATTGAGATTGTTAAAGATCTATGA
- the LOC112876187 gene encoding uncharacterized protein LOC112876187 isoform X1 — translation MERFFSSTSNAPRRDEDAGIILLSGPPCCGKTSLLFQFAVNSAAESGRGVVFICSKERLESNPPFLSQGVDPSMSLLQRIQIKYIEDGDEIIKYFAAFHLLDNFPAAVIVDDFADFFSERSCQQKYGTTRARDLAMVRVLALCHNAIAHANAKLGTLGSCNLLLSDVQQGDTPRLLFIYKRWINSIYTIRADGTGSYILKNIGSSESESKKARKAKYSVALQYLVLEEISN, via the exons ATGGAGAGGTTCTTCTCCTCCACCTCCAACGCCCCACGGAGGGACGAGGACGCCGGCATCATCCTGCTCTCGGGGCCCCCGTGCTG CGGGAAGACCTCGCTCCTCTTCCAGTTCGCGGTGAACAGCGCGGCGGAGAGCGGCCGCGGCGTTGTGTTCATCTGCAGCAAGGAGAGGCTGGAGAGCAACCCCCCTTTCTTGTCCCAG ggtgttgatccaTCGATGAGCTTACTTCAGAGGATACAAATCAA ATACATTGAAGATGGTGATGAAATCATAAAGTACTTTGCTGCATTTCACCTTCTTGACAACTTCCCCGCTGCAGTCATTGTTGACGATTTTGCAGATTTCTTCTCCGAAAG GAGCTGCCAGCAAAAATATGGAACTACTAGGGCTCGAGATCTGGCAATGGTCCGTGTATTAGCTTTGTGCCACAATGCTATTGCACATGCGAA TGCAAAACTCGGAACCCTTGGTTCTTGCAATCTATTACTATCTGACGTACAGCAAGGTGATACCCCAAGATTACTGTTTATTTACAAGAGATGGATAAATTCCATATATACAATCCGAG CTGATGGCACAGGATCCTACATACTTAAGAATATTGGCAGTTCAGAAAGTGAATCCAAGAAAGCAAGAAAAGCTAAATACTCAGTAGCGCTACAATATCTTGTTCTTGAAGAGATCAGCAATTAA
- the LOC112876187 gene encoding uncharacterized protein LOC112876187 isoform X2, which produces MERFFSSTSNAPRRDEDAGIILLSGPPCCGKTSLLFQFAVNSAAESGRGVVFICSKERLESNPPFLSQGVDPSMSLLQRIQIKSCQQKYGTTRARDLAMVRVLALCHNAIAHANAKLGTLGSCNLLLSDVQQGDTPRLLFIYKRWINSIYTIRADGTGSYILKNIGSSESESKKARKAKYSVALQYLVLEEISN; this is translated from the exons ATGGAGAGGTTCTTCTCCTCCACCTCCAACGCCCCACGGAGGGACGAGGACGCCGGCATCATCCTGCTCTCGGGGCCCCCGTGCTG CGGGAAGACCTCGCTCCTCTTCCAGTTCGCGGTGAACAGCGCGGCGGAGAGCGGCCGCGGCGTTGTGTTCATCTGCAGCAAGGAGAGGCTGGAGAGCAACCCCCCTTTCTTGTCCCAG ggtgttgatccaTCGATGAGCTTACTTCAGAGGATACAAATCAA GAGCTGCCAGCAAAAATATGGAACTACTAGGGCTCGAGATCTGGCAATGGTCCGTGTATTAGCTTTGTGCCACAATGCTATTGCACATGCGAA TGCAAAACTCGGAACCCTTGGTTCTTGCAATCTATTACTATCTGACGTACAGCAAGGTGATACCCCAAGATTACTGTTTATTTACAAGAGATGGATAAATTCCATATATACAATCCGAG CTGATGGCACAGGATCCTACATACTTAAGAATATTGGCAGTTCAGAAAGTGAATCCAAGAAAGCAAGAAAAGCTAAATACTCAGTAGCGCTACAATATCTTGTTCTTGAAGAGATCAGCAATTAA